In a genomic window of Gossypium arboreum isolate Shixiya-1 chromosome 7, ASM2569848v2, whole genome shotgun sequence:
- the LOC108489597 gene encoding dynamin-related protein DNM1-like isoform X3: MEFWGMSSEEESKEEEEEELPVAAAAAVNGKAMLDAKTAKANAGKPDAVKQSGKIAEPSNNKKSEDEDDDDESEDESGSDEEDDSDDDDEFDEMSIDESSDDEDNETPKKVESSNKRPAEAATPASAKKAKSAVTPQKTDGKKGGHTASSKAIWEKFCKVSKAMPGKRFYDFSEIRREIQAETDRDAGGNKGVSDKQIRLKIFSPNVLDITLMDLPGITKVTVGDQPSDIEARIRTMIMSYIKQPSCLIIAVTPANSDLANFDALQIAGNADLDGG; encoded by the exons ATGGAGTTTTGGG GTATGTCTAGCGAAGAAGAAAGCAAGGAGGAGGAAGAGGAGGAACTTCCTGTCGCTGCTGCTGCTGCAGTAAATG GAAAGGCTATGCTAGATGCAAAAACAGCCAAGGCTAATGCTGGGAAACCTGATGCTGTTAAACAATCTGGGAAGATAGCAGAACCTAGCAATAACAAGAAATCTGAggatgaagatgatgatgatgagtcCGAGGATGAGAGTGGTTCTGATGAGGAAGATGATTCTGATGATGATGACGAGTTTGATGAG ATGTCTATAGATGAAAGTTCAGATGACGAGGATAACGAGACACCTAAGAAG GTCGAGTCAAGCAATAAGAGACCTGCTGAAGCTGCAACCCCTGCTTCTGCAAAAAAGGCTAAATCTGCAGTTACACCTCAGAAGACAG ATGGTAAGAAGGGTGGACACACCGCATCCAGCAAAGCAATCTGGGAAAAATTCTGCAAAGTCTCTAAAGCAATGCCTGGCAAGCGCTTCTATGACTTCTCTGAGATTCGCAGGGAGATTCAG GCTGAGACGGATAGGGATGCTGGAGGAAACAAAGGTGTTTCTGACAAGCAGATTCGACTTAAGATTTTCTCACCAAATGTTCTTGATATCACTCTCATGGATTTGCCTGGAATCACAAAGGTTACTGTGGGTGACCAGCCCTCTGACATTGAAGCTCGAATAAGAACAATGATCATGTCATACATTAAACAGCCAAGCTGTCTGATTATAGCTGTTACTCCTGCAAATTCTGACTTAGCAAATTTTGATGCGCTTCAAATTGCTGGAAATGCTGATCTTGATG GAGGTTGA
- the LOC108489597 gene encoding dynamin-related protein DNM1-like isoform X2: MEFWGMSSEEESKEEEEEELPVAAAAAVNGKAMLDAKTAKANAGKPDAVKQSGKIAEPSNNKKSEDEDDDDESEDESGSDEEDDSDDDDEFDEMSIDESSDDEDNETPKKVESSNKRPAEAATPASAKKAKSAVTPQKTDGKKGGHTASSKAIWEKFCKVSKAMPGKRFYDFSEIRREIQAETDRDAGGNKGVSDKQIRLKIFSPNVLDITLMDLPGITKVTVGDQPSDIEARIRTMIMSYIKQPSCLIIAVTPANSDLANFDALQIAGNADLDANSSC; encoded by the exons ATGGAGTTTTGGG GTATGTCTAGCGAAGAAGAAAGCAAGGAGGAGGAAGAGGAGGAACTTCCTGTCGCTGCTGCTGCTGCAGTAAATG GAAAGGCTATGCTAGATGCAAAAACAGCCAAGGCTAATGCTGGGAAACCTGATGCTGTTAAACAATCTGGGAAGATAGCAGAACCTAGCAATAACAAGAAATCTGAggatgaagatgatgatgatgagtcCGAGGATGAGAGTGGTTCTGATGAGGAAGATGATTCTGATGATGATGACGAGTTTGATGAG ATGTCTATAGATGAAAGTTCAGATGACGAGGATAACGAGACACCTAAGAAG GTCGAGTCAAGCAATAAGAGACCTGCTGAAGCTGCAACCCCTGCTTCTGCAAAAAAGGCTAAATCTGCAGTTACACCTCAGAAGACAG ATGGTAAGAAGGGTGGACACACCGCATCCAGCAAAGCAATCTGGGAAAAATTCTGCAAAGTCTCTAAAGCAATGCCTGGCAAGCGCTTCTATGACTTCTCTGAGATTCGCAGGGAGATTCAG GCTGAGACGGATAGGGATGCTGGAGGAAACAAAGGTGTTTCTGACAAGCAGATTCGACTTAAGATTTTCTCACCAAATGTTCTTGATATCACTCTCATGGATTTGCCTGGAATCACAAAGGTTACTGTGGGTGACCAGCCCTCTGACATTGAAGCTCGAATAAGAACAATGATCATGTCATACATTAAACAGCCAAGCTGTCTGATTATAGCTGTTACTCCTGCAAATTCTGACTTAGCAAATTTTGATGCGCTTCAAATTGCTGGAAATGCTGATCTTGATG CAAATTCGAGTTGCTGA
- the LOC108489597 gene encoding dynamin-related protein DNM1-like isoform X1, whose product MEFWGMSSEEESKEEEEEELPVAAAAAVNGKAMLDAKTAKANAGKPDAVKQSGKIAEPSNNKKSEDEDDDDESEDESGSDEEDDSDDDDEFDEMSIDESSDDEDNETPKKVESSNKRPAEAATPASAKKAKSAVTPQKTDGKKGGHTASSKAIWEKFCKVSKAMPGKRFYDFSEIRREIQAETDRDAGGNKGVSDKQIRLKIFSPNVLDITLMDLPGITKVTVGDQPSDIEARIRTMIMSYIKQPSCLIIAVTPANSDLANFDALQIAGNADLDVGEEAEPGG is encoded by the exons ATGGAGTTTTGGG GTATGTCTAGCGAAGAAGAAAGCAAGGAGGAGGAAGAGGAGGAACTTCCTGTCGCTGCTGCTGCTGCAGTAAATG GAAAGGCTATGCTAGATGCAAAAACAGCCAAGGCTAATGCTGGGAAACCTGATGCTGTTAAACAATCTGGGAAGATAGCAGAACCTAGCAATAACAAGAAATCTGAggatgaagatgatgatgatgagtcCGAGGATGAGAGTGGTTCTGATGAGGAAGATGATTCTGATGATGATGACGAGTTTGATGAG ATGTCTATAGATGAAAGTTCAGATGACGAGGATAACGAGACACCTAAGAAG GTCGAGTCAAGCAATAAGAGACCTGCTGAAGCTGCAACCCCTGCTTCTGCAAAAAAGGCTAAATCTGCAGTTACACCTCAGAAGACAG ATGGTAAGAAGGGTGGACACACCGCATCCAGCAAAGCAATCTGGGAAAAATTCTGCAAAGTCTCTAAAGCAATGCCTGGCAAGCGCTTCTATGACTTCTCTGAGATTCGCAGGGAGATTCAG GCTGAGACGGATAGGGATGCTGGAGGAAACAAAGGTGTTTCTGACAAGCAGATTCGACTTAAGATTTTCTCACCAAATGTTCTTGATATCACTCTCATGGATTTGCCTGGAATCACAAAGGTTACTGTGGGTGACCAGCCCTCTGACATTGAAGCTCGAATAAGAACAATGATCATGTCATACATTAAACAGCCAAGCTGTCTGATTATAGCTGTTACTCCTGCAAATTCTGACTTAGCAAATTTTGATGCGCTTCAAATTGCTGGAAATGCTGATCTTGATG TTGGCGAAGAAGCTGAACCAG GAGGTTGA